In Kangiella koreensis DSM 16069, a single window of DNA contains:
- a CDS encoding SAM-dependent methyltransferase, with amino-acid sequence MSEVKGEFIAVSTGMNLGGQISVIAKDYIQKADVVFALMPHTLAERWLERLNPNVKSLQPFYGVGKYRMQSYEEMIEAMMDEVRKGKKVCGAFYGHAGVFACVPRLTIDKAREEGFRALMEPGISAEACLYADIGIDPGVHGIQGYEASQFLFYNQSLNNAAHAVMWQIGIVGEHTATQFETKPEWVEVFVERLEEWYPLSHEVILYEAAVLPIEEPRIEYLQLKDLPVAEMSTKTTLIIPPVRNLELNSKVLERMGLQPEDIAHG; translated from the coding sequence ATGTCCGAAGTAAAAGGTGAATTTATTGCCGTTAGTACAGGCATGAATTTAGGAGGACAAATATCGGTTATAGCCAAGGACTACATTCAAAAAGCAGATGTGGTTTTTGCGTTGATGCCTCATACATTGGCTGAACGGTGGTTAGAAAGACTTAACCCTAACGTAAAAAGCTTGCAGCCTTTTTACGGAGTAGGTAAATATCGCATGCAATCATACGAAGAGATGATTGAAGCGATGATGGATGAAGTCAGAAAAGGTAAAAAAGTATGTGGTGCATTTTATGGTCATGCTGGTGTTTTTGCTTGTGTGCCACGCTTAACGATAGATAAAGCCAGAGAAGAAGGTTTCCGAGCGCTAATGGAACCAGGGATTTCAGCTGAGGCATGTCTATACGCTGATATAGGTATCGACCCTGGTGTGCATGGTATACAAGGGTACGAAGCGTCACAGTTTTTATTTTATAATCAATCACTTAATAATGCAGCCCATGCTGTTATGTGGCAAATAGGGATTGTTGGCGAACATACAGCCACACAATTTGAAACTAAGCCAGAGTGGGTTGAGGTTTTTGTTGAAAGGTTAGAAGAATGGTATCCATTGTCTCATGAAGTTATTCTTTATGAGGCTGCGGTATTGCCAATTGAAGAACCAAGAATTGAGTACTTGCAGCTAAAGGATCTACCTGTTGCTGAGATGTCGACTAAGACAACGTTGATTATCCCACCTGTCAGAAATCTTGAGCTAAATTCGAAGGTGTTAGAAAGGATGGGGCTGCAGCCAGAAGATATAGCACATGGTTAA